One genomic segment of Erysipelotrichaceae bacterium 66202529 includes these proteins:
- a CDS encoding tyrosine-type recombinase/integrase: protein MKKTVLNKNIMGKFKVYLYGEERSKATIEKYMRDIMHFYEYLPENDKAITKERLVDYKNSLSEEYKVSSINSMLVALNGLLDYLKLGNLKLKLHKVQRSAFYEEERELTKVEYKRLLDTALKRNDKRLYMLLQTICGTGIRVSEHKYITVEAVKEGKAVVRNKGKTRIVFLPKKLKRLLKDYCKQENISAGSVFVTKSGRPMDRSNIWSAMKKLCRDARVDDTKVFPHNLRHLFALTFYRLQKDVVRLADLLGHASIETTRIYTTITGRECQKSLSKMDLVIALTI from the coding sequence ATGAAGAAGACGGTATTGAATAAGAACATAATGGGGAAATTCAAAGTATATTTATATGGTGAAGAAAGAAGTAAGGCAACGATTGAAAAATATATGAGGGATATCATGCACTTTTATGAGTATCTGCCTGAAAATGATAAAGCAATAACCAAGGAAAGACTTGTTGATTATAAGAATAGTCTGTCTGAGGAATATAAGGTATCTAGTATCAACAGTATGCTTGTCGCACTAAATGGTCTGCTTGATTACTTGAAGCTGGGAAATCTGAAATTGAAATTGCATAAGGTACAGCGCTCAGCTTTTTATGAAGAGGAAAGGGAATTGACAAAAGTTGAATATAAGCGCTTGCTGGATACAGCCTTGAAGAGAAATGATAAACGTTTGTATATGCTGTTACAGACGATATGTGGTACAGGTATCAGAGTATCCGAGCATAAATACATAACAGTAGAGGCAGTGAAAGAAGGAAAGGCAGTTGTACGAAACAAGGGAAAGACGAGAATAGTGTTCCTGCCAAAGAAGTTGAAAAGATTATTAAAGGATTATTGTAAACAGGAAAACATATCTGCAGGGTCAGTGTTTGTCACAAAGAGTGGAAGACCGATGGATCGCAGTAATATCTGGAGTGCTATGAAAAAACTATGCCGTGATGCCAGAGTTGATGATACAAAAGTATTTCCACACAATTTACGGCATTTATTTGCCTTGACATTTTATCGTCTACAGAAAGATGTTGTAAGATTAGCAGATTTATTGGGTCATGCCAGTATCGAGACGACAAGGATCTATACTACGATAACAGGTAGAGAATGTCAAAAATCACTTTCAAAAATGGATTTGGTGATAGCACTAACGATATAA
- a CDS encoding pyruvate, phosphate dikinase, with product MGKKYVYLFSEGNGQMRELLGGKGANLAEMMNLGMPVPFGFTVTTEACNQYYADGEEINEAIRKEIFDYLMKLEELSQKQFGDPKNPLLVSVRSGARASMPGMMDTILNLGLNDEVVEGVARLTDNPRFAYDSYRRFIQMFADVVMGLNKAKFEEIIDEMKEKKGVEQDTELDADDMKEMVKRFKKFYKESLEEDFPSDPKEQLYRAIEAVFRSWNNQRAIFYRKMNDIPGDWGTAVNVQMMVFGNMGNDCGTGVAFTRNPSTGENKLYGEFLMNAQGEDVVAGIRTPQTIDQLKEIAPAAYEKFTEICAALESHYKNMQDMEFTIEKGNLFMLQTRNGKRTAASALKIACDMVDEGMITKEEALMMVEPKQLDSLLHPRFDDADLKSAKPIASALPASPGAACGQIVFSAEEAIEETALGHKVILVRLETSPEDIEGMHVSEGILTVRGGMTSHAAVVARGMGACCVSGCGDIKINEEEKYFEVNEERYNKGDFISLDGSTGNIYGRKIKTVPAEISGDFERFMGWADEVRTLKVRTNADTPKDAEQAVAFGAEGIGLVRTEHMFFEGDRIKAVREMIVSKTEGQRRKALAKLLPMQRGDFEGIYEAMHGLPVTIRYLDPPLHEFLPTSSYDIAQLAKDMNIDLEELRNVITSLHEFNPMMGHRGCRLAISYPEIAEMQTTAVIEAAINVNKKHPEWKIEPEIMIPLVGDKAELKYVKDIVIRTADEILKREEFAMKYHVGTMIEIPRAALLADEIAEEAEFFSFGTNDLTQMTFGFSRDDAGGFLNDYYEKKIFEQDPFAKVDQKGVGKLIEMAVAGGRKTRPDIKLGICGEHGGEPSSIEFCHRMGLSYVSCSPFRVPIARLAAAQAVVKERGQ from the coding sequence ATGGGCAAGAAGTATGTTTACCTGTTTTCAGAAGGAAATGGGCAGATGAGAGAGCTGCTTGGCGGTAAGGGCGCAAACCTGGCAGAAATGATGAACCTCGGTATGCCTGTACCTTTTGGTTTTACTGTTACAACAGAGGCATGTAACCAGTATTATGCCGACGGTGAGGAAATCAATGAAGCAATTCGCAAGGAAATCTTCGATTATTTAATGAAATTGGAAGAACTGTCTCAAAAACAGTTTGGTGATCCGAAAAATCCGTTATTAGTATCCGTAAGATCTGGGGCGCGTGCGTCTATGCCAGGAATGATGGATACCATTTTAAATTTAGGACTGAATGATGAGGTTGTAGAGGGTGTAGCCAGACTGACGGATAATCCGCGTTTCGCATATGATTCCTACCGCCGTTTTATTCAGATGTTCGCAGATGTTGTCATGGGTCTGAACAAAGCGAAGTTTGAAGAGATCATTGATGAAATGAAAGAGAAAAAAGGTGTCGAGCAGGATACCGAGCTTGATGCGGATGACATGAAGGAAATGGTGAAACGCTTCAAGAAATTTTATAAGGAATCTCTGGAGGAGGACTTCCCATCCGATCCAAAGGAACAATTATACCGTGCTATTGAGGCGGTATTCCGCTCCTGGAATAACCAGCGTGCGATTTTCTATCGTAAGATGAATGATATTCCTGGTGACTGGGGTACTGCTGTCAACGTGCAGATGATGGTATTCGGTAACATGGGGAATGACTGTGGAACCGGTGTTGCCTTTACCCGTAATCCTAGTACAGGAGAAAACAAGCTGTATGGTGAATTCCTGATGAATGCACAGGGAGAGGATGTTGTCGCAGGTATCCGTACTCCGCAGACCATTGATCAGCTGAAGGAAATTGCTCCGGCTGCCTATGAGAAATTTACAGAAATCTGTGCGGCTCTGGAAAGCCACTATAAAAATATGCAGGATATGGAATTTACCATTGAAAAGGGTAATCTGTTTATGCTGCAGACCCGTAACGGTAAGCGTACGGCAGCTTCTGCTTTGAAGATTGCCTGTGATATGGTAGATGAAGGTATGATTACAAAAGAAGAGGCCTTGATGATGGTGGAGCCGAAGCAGCTGGATTCCTTACTGCATCCGCGCTTTGATGATGCGGATTTAAAGAGTGCAAAGCCGATTGCCAGTGCATTACCGGCATCACCAGGTGCAGCCTGCGGACAGATTGTATTCTCTGCAGAGGAAGCAATCGAAGAAACAGCGCTTGGTCACAAGGTTATTCTGGTACGTCTGGAAACATCCCCTGAGGATATCGAGGGTATGCATGTATCCGAGGGTATTCTGACAGTGCGCGGTGGTATGACTTCTCATGCGGCTGTAGTTGCCCGTGGTATGGGGGCATGCTGCGTATCCGGTTGTGGAGATATTAAAATCAATGAAGAAGAAAAATACTTCGAAGTAAATGAAGAACGTTATAATAAGGGCGACTTTATTTCTCTGGATGGATCTACCGGTAATATTTACGGTCGTAAGATTAAGACGGTTCCTGCTGAGATTTCCGGTGATTTTGAGCGTTTCATGGGATGGGCGGATGAAGTCCGTACCCTGAAGGTCAGAACAAATGCAGATACACCAAAGGATGCAGAACAGGCTGTGGCATTCGGTGCAGAGGGTATCGGTCTGGTACGTACAGAGCATATGTTCTTTGAGGGTGACCGTATCAAGGCTGTTCGTGAAATGATCGTATCCAAGACAGAGGGACAGAGAAGAAAAGCTCTTGCCAAGTTGCTTCCTATGCAGCGTGGTGATTTTGAAGGAATCTATGAAGCAATGCATGGACTTCCAGTGACAATTCGTTATCTGGATCCGCCTCTGCATGAATTCCTGCCAACCAGCTCCTATGATATTGCACAGCTGGCAAAGGATATGAATATTGATCTGGAAGAATTGAGAAATGTAATTACTAGTCTGCATGAATTTAACCCTATGATGGGTCATCGCGGATGCCGTCTTGCTATATCGTATCCGGAAATTGCAGAAATGCAGACAACGGCTGTAATTGAAGCTGCAATCAATGTGAACAAAAAGCATCCGGAATGGAAGATTGAACCGGAAATCATGATCCCGCTGGTTGGCGATAAGGCAGAATTGAAATATGTTAAGGATATCGTAATTCGTACAGCGGATGAAATCTTAAAACGTGAAGAGTTTGCGATGAAATACCATGTTGGAACCATGATTGAAATTCCGCGTGCTGCATTGCTGGCTGATGAAATTGCCGAAGAAGCTGAGTTCTTCAGCTTTGGAACAAATGATTTGACACAGATGACATTTGGGTTCTCCCGTGATGATGCCGGTGGTTTCCTAAATGATTACTATGAAAAGAAGATTTTTGAACAGGATCCGTTTGCCAAGGTTGACCAGAAGGGTGTCGGAAAACTGATTGAAATGGCTGTAGCTGGCGGAAGAAAAACGCGTCCGGATATCAAGCTTGGTATTTGCGGAGAGCATGGCGGAGAACCAAGCAGTATTGAGTTCTGTCACCGTATGGGACTTAGCTATGTATCCTGCAGTCCATTCCGTGTACCGATTGCCAGACTTGCTGCAGCACAAGCCGTGGTCAAGGAAAGAGGTCAATAG
- a CDS encoding DUF2262 domain-containing protein — MLKERAEKKKFKEGFANEVKEIYALTQDDVYSARLRGELCWTAGIRLLAFVDVKSGELKQEKKVVQWMLSEKENHKVGKLHHLKKETIYRLRVRESLPQKNIWTNEELPQGARFLLVDVLERDVKQKQLQEILNKYQTPVVMRLSDRCELQLNRSLSMFQGQDMWNGKTIEVTLDVDRENEECAEAALSIYQKLKKDEREWDEEARNYAAQELLSCAIDWQQEEEAELNAEGFIRRIQIETVSISQEGDFEFYYNDDDIFAGHVIIVSGNMEKGCTYAEFAG; from the coding sequence ATGCTGAAGGAACGGGCAGAAAAAAAGAAATTTAAAGAGGGCTTTGCGAATGAGGTAAAAGAAATCTATGCACTGACGCAGGATGACGTATACTCGGCAAGATTGAGAGGTGAGCTTTGCTGGACAGCGGGAATCCGTCTGCTTGCCTTTGTGGATGTGAAAAGCGGGGAACTGAAGCAGGAGAAAAAGGTTGTACAGTGGATGCTGAGTGAAAAGGAAAACCATAAGGTGGGGAAGCTGCATCACTTGAAAAAGGAAACGATTTATCGCCTGAGGGTACGGGAATCGCTGCCGCAGAAAAACATATGGACAAACGAGGAATTGCCGCAGGGTGCCCGCTTTCTGCTGGTGGATGTGCTGGAACGTGATGTCAAACAAAAGCAGCTGCAGGAAATTTTGAATAAATACCAGACACCTGTTGTAATGCGGCTTTCAGATCGCTGTGAGCTGCAGCTGAATCGTTCTCTGTCTATGTTTCAGGGACAGGATATGTGGAATGGAAAAACGATAGAGGTCACACTGGATGTGGATAGAGAAAATGAAGAATGTGCAGAAGCGGCGCTTTCTATATATCAAAAGCTGAAAAAGGATGAGCGCGAATGGGATGAAGAAGCCCGCAATTATGCTGCGCAGGAGCTGCTCAGCTGTGCAATCGACTGGCAGCAGGAGGAGGAAGCTGAATTGAATGCAGAAGGCTTTATCCGCCGTATCCAAATAGAGACTGTCAGTATATCGCAGGAGGGTGATTTTGAATTCTATTATAATGATGACGATATTTTTGCAGGACATGTCATCATTGTCAGCGGAAATATGGAAAAGGGCTGTACCTATGCAGAATTTGCAGGGTAA
- a CDS encoding helix-turn-helix domain-containing protein: MNIVKQKRIEKGISVGEMANKLCITKSNYIKYENSLRDINAFMYMKICLLLGIE; the protein is encoded by the coding sequence ATGAATATTGTTAAACAAAAAAGAATTGAAAAGGGGATCAGCGTGGGTGAAATGGCAAATAAACTATGTATTACTAAAAGTAATTATATAAAATATGAGAATTCATTACGTGATATAAATGCTTTTATGTATATGAAAATATGTCTCTTATTAGGGATCGAATAA
- a CDS encoding SIS domain-containing protein encodes MSKYLDSYLKNEIKVLNCIKIPDLEHIISVLEHKRKQKSSIFICGNGGSATTASHFTCDLNNLEKFKDGIKFKCFCLNDNIAQLTATANDIGYNKIFTRALSNRASSDDILILLSASGDSENIVDVAEYARDSEIYTISISGFDGGRVAKITDLSVIIPIDNILIVEDIHLVINHMIANYFNRI; translated from the coding sequence ATGTCTAAATATTTAGATTCATACTTAAAAAACGAAATCAAAGTATTAAATTGTATCAAAATTCCAGATTTGGAACATATCATAAGTGTTTTAGAACATAAAAGGAAGCAGAAATCTTCTATATTTATTTGTGGTAATGGCGGAAGTGCTACCACTGCATCACATTTTACTTGTGATTTAAACAATTTAGAAAAATTCAAAGACGGTATAAAATTCAAGTGTTTTTGCTTAAATGATAATATAGCACAACTCACTGCAACAGCAAACGATATTGGTTATAATAAAATTTTTACGAGAGCCTTGAGTAATAGAGCATCATCAGATGATATTTTGATTTTATTATCAGCAAGTGGAGATAGTGAAAATATCGTGGATGTAGCAGAGTATGCAAGAGATAGCGAAATATACACCATAAGTATATCTGGGTTTGATGGTGGTCGAGTTGCCAAGATAACAGATCTAAGTGTAATAATACCTATAGATAATATACTGATTGTAGAAGATATTCATTTAGTTATAAATCATATGATAGCTAATTATTTTAATCGAATATAA
- a CDS encoding CHAP domain-containing protein yields the protein MAFKKRTSLSGLTGSEWMDWAVRRTGVNMPNCFTYATARISEILGREEYLDSPRVNGAQELWDNYSNGFKRSKYAVEGALMIWQYGQYGHVAVCEEIIDANTVAWSQSNYGGKNFEYIKGNPNGYKGMHFLGYLVHDKLPKAEAAKPSTSKPATSSIKAGSKVKIKSSATKYATGQTIPAWVKGKTYTVQQVSGSKALIKEITSWVKTSDLQVTGNATVIAVGKKVKVKKTAKTYATGQDIPSFVKGATYTVMQISGEKVLLKEIMSWVRKTDLE from the coding sequence ATGGCATTTAAGAAAAGAACAAGCCTGTCCGGTTTGACAGGCAGTGAGTGGATGGATTGGGCTGTACGCAGAACTGGTGTGAATATGCCAAATTGCTTTACCTACGCTACAGCCCGTATCAGCGAGATTTTAGGACGTGAGGAGTATTTGGATAGCCCACGGGTAAACGGTGCACAGGAGTTATGGGATAACTATTCAAACGGCTTTAAACGCTCAAAATATGCTGTAGAGGGTGCACTCATGATCTGGCAGTATGGCCAGTATGGACATGTGGCGGTATGCGAAGAAATAATTGATGCTAATACTGTAGCTTGGTCACAGTCAAATTATGGTGGCAAAAATTTTGAGTATATCAAAGGCAATCCTAACGGATATAAGGGAATGCACTTTCTGGGATATCTGGTACACGATAAGTTGCCAAAAGCAGAGGCAGCGAAACCATCTACCAGTAAGCCTGCAACATCCAGTATCAAAGCTGGTAGCAAGGTTAAAATCAAGTCCAGCGCCACAAAGTATGCTACAGGTCAGACAATCCCTGCGTGGGTTAAAGGTAAAACCTATACAGTCCAGCAAGTATCTGGCAGTAAGGCATTGATCAAAGAGATAACATCCTGGGTTAAAACATCCGACCTACAGGTAACTGGTAATGCAACAGTGATTGCCGTCGGCAAAAAGGTCAAGGTAAAAAAGACAGCCAAGACCTATGCAACAGGGCAGGATATCCCATCATTTGTAAAAGGTGCTACATACACTGTAATGCAAATAAGCGGCGAAAAGGTATTACTGAAAGAAATTATGAGCTGGGTAAGGAAAACAGACTTAGAGTAA
- a CDS encoding capsid protein, which produces MAELNYVTQFWPRIIEMYGHLLMSNELYNTNQDIQIINTKDIRLPKITVSGYKDHNRKTLSFNTGSYGNDFETKTLDHDRDIEFAIDPMDVDETNQIVSLANIQSRFEKTQAIPELDCYTFSKLYTEAKRCNANIKTDVLTTANILSDFDSNIEIMEETGVPLERVIMYCTPAFKTKLKNAEGIQRTLEVSGGTKNIDRRVRSLDDVNVIKTVPASRLKTAFDFTEGFQVASAGKQINYIMIDPEAQVSRVKYSYIKAFTPGHDSRCADKYLYQNRRFNGTFALLDDLLKQGCIINAEAEG; this is translated from the coding sequence ATGGCAGAATTAAATTATGTAACACAGTTTTGGCCACGTATCATTGAAATGTACGGGCACTTACTAATGTCTAATGAGTTGTATAATACAAATCAGGACATTCAGATTATCAACACAAAAGATATCCGGTTACCAAAAATCACAGTGTCTGGTTATAAAGACCACAATCGTAAGACGTTATCGTTTAACACAGGTTCTTATGGTAACGACTTTGAAACAAAGACACTGGACCATGACCGCGATATCGAATTCGCGATTGACCCAATGGATGTTGACGAAACAAATCAGATTGTTTCCTTGGCAAACATTCAATCGCGTTTTGAGAAGACGCAGGCTATTCCCGAACTGGATTGCTACACGTTCTCTAAGTTGTATACAGAGGCGAAACGTTGTAATGCAAATATTAAAACAGATGTTTTGACTACAGCAAACATTTTGAGTGATTTTGACTCTAACATTGAAATCATGGAAGAAACAGGGGTTCCTTTGGAAAGAGTCATCATGTATTGCACTCCAGCGTTTAAAACAAAGTTAAAGAATGCCGAAGGGATTCAGCGCACTTTGGAGGTGTCTGGTGGCACAAAGAATATTGATCGTCGTGTACGCTCGCTAGACGATGTTAATGTTATCAAGACAGTGCCAGCAAGCCGATTAAAGACTGCCTTTGACTTTACTGAGGGGTTCCAGGTAGCGTCTGCCGGAAAGCAGATCAATTACATTATGATTGATCCTGAGGCACAGGTATCACGTGTTAAATATTCCTACATTAAGGCGTTTACACCAGGACACGATAGCCGTTGTGCAGATAAATATCTGTACCAGAATCGCCGTTTTAATGGTACGTTTGCCTTGTTAGATGACTTACTCAAACAAGGATGTATCATCAATGCAGAAGCGGAGGGATAA